In one Tessaracoccus palaemonis genomic region, the following are encoded:
- a CDS encoding DUF2207 family protein yields the protein MRRLALMVVATILTVVWALPAYADVVADEATYTVAVAADGTLAVTQTLTFPAAPGEIVQVLPTSAEVDSDGTRRFVITDVAVEPDAATVATSDVPGGIEVRIASDTADPLTLSYTVAGATSAGRDASGDLTVVAWPVLSGLSVGVGSVTGTVTGPAVAQLIDCQSGPVGSVGKCALTSTGTVDSADATFQDGARVAGEQVVLTVGYPATHVAVTEDLVHRWSLDRAFTPGLPQTLAALAVALVGGAALWLLHRRTGVDEADGASSAVALFTPVGDGEAVLRPVEGVRPGHVGTLADETVDPVDITATLIDLAVRGHLRIVELPRTAHGATDWRLERRAGEDETAAFETRLLEAVAPVGGSALVSKLPAAVSGALPEVRDALYDDVVRRGWFASRPDSTRSTWRRIGVAALAVAVLAAALLIAFTSLGLLALVLLGLGAATLWLADQMPRRTAKGTAALSGLRTLAGQMATVPTRQLPRGRELEEASRVLGYAVVLGGTGRWLAALVEFDADQTPDPTALDWYHAPDTWHLRDLPSSLAQFITTVQGLLISR from the coding sequence GTGCGCAGACTGGCTCTGATGGTCGTGGCCACGATTCTGACCGTTGTCTGGGCGCTCCCGGCGTACGCCGATGTCGTCGCCGACGAGGCGACCTACACCGTCGCGGTCGCCGCAGACGGGACCCTGGCCGTCACGCAGACGCTGACGTTCCCGGCGGCACCCGGAGAGATCGTCCAGGTTCTGCCGACATCCGCCGAGGTCGACTCCGACGGCACCCGTCGCTTCGTCATCACCGACGTCGCCGTCGAGCCTGACGCCGCGACGGTCGCCACCTCCGACGTCCCCGGCGGGATCGAGGTGCGCATCGCCTCAGACACGGCCGACCCGCTCACCCTGAGCTACACCGTCGCCGGCGCCACCTCCGCCGGCCGGGACGCGAGCGGGGACCTGACGGTCGTCGCCTGGCCGGTGCTGAGCGGACTGAGCGTCGGTGTCGGATCGGTCACGGGAACCGTCACCGGTCCGGCCGTCGCGCAGCTGATCGACTGCCAGTCCGGCCCGGTCGGCAGCGTCGGCAAGTGCGCGCTGACCAGCACGGGAACCGTCGACTCCGCCGACGCGACGTTCCAGGACGGCGCGCGCGTCGCGGGGGAGCAGGTCGTGCTCACCGTCGGCTACCCGGCGACCCACGTCGCGGTGACGGAGGATCTCGTCCACCGTTGGAGCCTCGACCGCGCGTTCACGCCGGGCTTGCCGCAGACCCTCGCGGCGCTGGCCGTGGCCCTGGTCGGCGGCGCGGCGCTGTGGCTGCTCCACCGGCGTACGGGCGTCGACGAGGCCGACGGGGCCTCGAGCGCCGTCGCCCTGTTCACTCCCGTCGGTGACGGGGAGGCCGTGCTGAGGCCCGTCGAGGGAGTACGGCCCGGACACGTCGGGACGCTGGCAGACGAGACCGTCGACCCCGTCGACATCACCGCCACCCTGATCGACCTCGCGGTGCGGGGACATCTCCGCATCGTCGAGCTGCCGCGCACCGCGCACGGCGCCACCGACTGGCGCCTCGAGCGCCGCGCCGGCGAGGACGAGACCGCAGCGTTCGAGACGCGCCTGCTGGAGGCCGTGGCCCCCGTCGGCGGATCGGCGCTCGTGTCGAAGCTGCCCGCCGCGGTGTCCGGCGCCCTGCCGGAGGTCCGCGACGCCCTGTACGACGACGTGGTGCGCCGCGGCTGGTTCGCGTCGCGCCCCGACTCGACCAGATCGACGTGGCGCCGCATCGGCGTCGCCGCGCTGGCTGTGGCGGTGCTGGCGGCCGCGTTGCTGATCGCCTTCACGAGCCTGGGCCTCCTCGCGCTGGTCCTGCTGGGGCTGGGCGCCGCGACGCTCTGGCTCGCCGACCAGATGCCACGCCGCACGGCGAAGGGGACCGCGGCGCTGTCCGGACTGCGCACGCTGGCCGGTCAGATGGCGACCGTGCCGACCCGGCAGTTGCCACGCGGCCGGGAGCTCGAGGAGGCGTCGCGCGTGCTCGGCTACGCCGTCGTGCTGGGCGGCACCGGACGATGGTTGGCGGCCCTCGTCGAGTTCGACGCCGACCAGACCCCCGACCCGACGGCCTTGGACTGGTATCACGCGCCGGACACCTGGCACCTGCGCGACCTGCCGTCGTCGCTGGCGCAGTTCATCACGACGGTGCAGGGCCTGCTGATCTCCCGTTGA
- a CDS encoding glycine hydroxymethyltransferase → MRRDRVGVTRRLHSRSTVSDLQAISSAYQTLLGMIGEVEPRIAQATRQELTDQRGSLKLIASENYASLPVLATMGTWLSDKYAEGTVGHRFYAGCQNVDTVETVAAEHARELFGAEYAYVQPHSGIDANLTAYWAILANRVETPALSEFGVRGVADLSEQDWETLRHRFGDQRLLGMSLDAGGHLTHGFRPNVSGKMFHQRSYGTDPETQLLDYDALAAQAREFKPLIIVAGYSAYPRRVNFAKMREIADSVGAVLMVDMAHFAGLVAGKVLTGEEDPVPYAHVVTTTTHKSLRGPRGGMVLATEEFAPSVDRGCPLVLGGPLSHVMAAKAVALAEARTEAFRTYARNVADNAKALAEGLLTRGVNLVTGGTDNHIVLMDVGSFGITGRQAEAALLESGIVTNRNSVPNDPNGAWYTSGVRLGTPALTSRGFTTSDMDAVADLIAGVLRHTVPTTTAKGEPSKAKYDLTADARQTSLDGAAALVGAHPLYPGFEI, encoded by the coding sequence GTGCGCCGGGATAGAGTTGGCGTAACCCGTCGCCTTCATTCAAGGAGCACCGTGAGCGACCTCCAAGCGATCTCTTCGGCCTACCAGACCCTGCTCGGAATGATCGGGGAGGTGGAGCCCCGCATCGCCCAGGCCACGCGCCAGGAGCTCACCGACCAGCGAGGTTCCCTCAAGCTGATCGCCTCCGAGAACTACGCCAGCCTCCCCGTGCTCGCCACCATGGGCACGTGGTTGAGCGACAAGTACGCCGAGGGCACCGTCGGACACCGCTTCTACGCGGGCTGCCAGAATGTCGACACCGTCGAGACCGTCGCCGCCGAGCACGCCCGCGAGCTGTTCGGCGCCGAGTACGCCTACGTGCAGCCGCACTCCGGCATCGACGCCAACCTGACCGCCTACTGGGCCATCCTCGCGAACCGCGTCGAGACCCCCGCGCTGTCCGAGTTCGGCGTCAGGGGCGTCGCGGACCTCAGCGAGCAGGACTGGGAGACGCTGCGGCACCGCTTCGGTGACCAGCGCCTGCTGGGCATGTCGCTCGACGCGGGCGGTCACCTGACGCACGGCTTCCGCCCGAACGTCTCCGGCAAGATGTTCCACCAGCGCTCCTACGGCACCGACCCCGAGACACAGCTGCTCGACTACGACGCGCTCGCCGCCCAGGCCCGCGAGTTCAAGCCGCTGATCATCGTCGCCGGCTACTCCGCCTACCCGCGCCGCGTGAACTTCGCGAAGATGCGCGAGATCGCCGACTCGGTCGGCGCGGTGCTGATGGTCGACATGGCGCACTTCGCTGGCCTCGTCGCCGGCAAGGTGCTCACCGGCGAGGAGGACCCGGTCCCCTACGCGCACGTCGTGACCACGACGACGCACAAGTCGCTGCGTGGCCCGCGCGGTGGCATGGTGCTGGCCACCGAGGAGTTCGCCCCCAGCGTCGACCGCGGCTGCCCGCTCGTGCTCGGCGGCCCGCTGTCGCACGTCATGGCCGCCAAGGCCGTCGCGCTGGCCGAGGCCCGCACCGAGGCGTTCCGCACCTATGCGCGAAACGTCGCCGACAACGCCAAGGCGCTCGCCGAGGGCCTGCTGACCCGCGGCGTGAACCTCGTCACCGGCGGCACCGACAACCACATCGTGCTGATGGATGTCGGCAGCTTCGGCATCACCGGCCGCCAGGCCGAGGCCGCGCTGCTGGAGTCGGGCATCGTCACCAACCGCAACTCCGTCCCGAACGACCCGAACGGCGCCTGGTACACCTCCGGCGTCCGCCTCGGCACCCCGGCCCTGACGTCGCGTGGCTTCACCACCTCGGACATGGACGCCGTCGCGGACCTCATCGCGGGCGTGCTGAGGCACACCGTGCCGACGACCACCGCGAAGGGCGAGCCGAGCAAGGCGAAGTACGACCTGACGGCCGACGCGCGCCAGACCTCGCTCGACGGGGCCGCCGCCCTGGTGGGCGCGCACCCGCTGTACCCGGGCTTCGAGATCTGA
- the rlmB gene encoding 23S rRNA (guanosine(2251)-2'-O)-methyltransferase RlmB, which produces MAGNSQRRGAGSKGKSKAAGSGGRIRRSLEGRGPTPKAEDRTYHKAYKAKQAAQRKQQTSPKRPSRSAVGADWVVGRNPVYEALMAGLPVKQAYVAEGAERDDRLREIFKYAAEKSLPLLQVTRGELDRVTGGLVHQGVALQLPAYEYADAQDLLAEAAQTDGIVVALDGITDPRNLGAIIRSAGAFGAVGIVIPARRSASMTAAAWKTSAGAAARVPVAMATNLNRALEQASKMGFTIVGLAGEGDVPVAGIPGADGPLLIVVGSEDEGLARLTREKCDALVSIPIASAVESLNASVAASVVLYEVSQQRAGLPSK; this is translated from the coding sequence ATGGCAGGCAACTCGCAGCGTCGTGGCGCTGGCAGCAAGGGAAAGAGCAAGGCCGCCGGGTCGGGGGGGCGCATCCGCCGCTCCCTCGAGGGACGCGGTCCCACGCCCAAGGCGGAGGACCGCACCTATCACAAGGCCTACAAGGCCAAGCAGGCCGCACAGCGCAAGCAGCAGACCTCGCCGAAACGGCCGAGCCGCTCCGCCGTCGGCGCGGACTGGGTGGTCGGCCGCAACCCCGTCTACGAGGCGCTGATGGCCGGCCTGCCGGTCAAGCAGGCCTACGTCGCGGAGGGGGCCGAGCGTGACGACCGGCTCCGGGAGATCTTCAAGTACGCCGCGGAGAAGAGCCTGCCGCTGCTGCAGGTGACCCGTGGCGAGCTCGACCGCGTCACCGGCGGGCTCGTGCACCAGGGCGTGGCGCTGCAGCTGCCCGCCTACGAGTACGCCGACGCGCAGGACCTCCTCGCCGAGGCCGCGCAGACCGACGGCATCGTCGTGGCCCTCGATGGCATCACCGACCCGCGCAACCTGGGCGCGATCATCCGGTCCGCCGGCGCGTTCGGCGCGGTCGGCATCGTCATCCCGGCGCGCCGCTCCGCCTCCATGACGGCCGCGGCGTGGAAGACGTCGGCCGGGGCCGCGGCCCGCGTGCCGGTCGCGATGGCGACGAACCTGAACCGCGCCCTGGAGCAGGCCTCCAAGATGGGCTTCACGATCGTCGGCCTCGCCGGCGAGGGCGACGTCCCCGTCGCCGGCATCCCGGGTGCCGACGGGCCGCTGCTGATCGTCGTCGGCTCCGAGGACGAGGGCCTTGCCCGCCTCACCCGGGAGAAGTGCGACGCGCTGGTGTCCATCCCGATCGCGTCCGCCGTCGAGTCGCTCAACGCATCGGTGGCCGCCTCCGTGGTCCTGTACGAGGTGTCTCAGCAGCGGGCGGGGCTCCCCAGCAAGTGA
- the cysS gene encoding cysteine--tRNA ligase, with the protein MTLKLYDTATRSVRAFVPLNEGRVSIYHCGLTVQASPHLGHIRKEVVFDVLRRWLEAKGNEVTVVANVTDIDDKILAKSAELGTPWFAHAYHFERELHAAYASLGCKPPTYEPRATGHIPEMIELISVLIECGHAYPAPDHSGDVYFDVKSWPRYGELSGQKVDEMESAADADPRGKRDPRDFALWKGHKPEEPLTASWPSPWGRGRPGWHIECSAMAGKYLGDTFDIHGGGIDLRFPHHENELAQSAAAGHGFARYWLHNAWVTMAGEKMSKSLGNTALVSEVTRAYDPRAVRFFLLSPHYRSTIEFSPADEASRGSLEEAEKAIDRIDNFVGRAREFLGDDWESTEAVAPQWEAFRAAMDDDLATPAATAALFDAIKAGNQALAASDRAQVGVLSDAVTAMLAVFGLDPEAPEWAGDPRGSADLVPVVDGLVGALLEQRSAARAAKDWAAADAIRDTLTRLGLVITDTPTGASWSLEK; encoded by the coding sequence GTGACGCTCAAGCTCTATGACACTGCGACGCGGTCCGTGCGCGCCTTCGTCCCGCTGAACGAGGGCCGGGTGTCGATCTACCACTGCGGGTTGACGGTGCAGGCCTCCCCGCACCTCGGTCACATCCGCAAGGAGGTCGTGTTCGACGTCCTGCGCCGCTGGCTCGAGGCAAAGGGCAACGAGGTCACCGTCGTCGCCAACGTCACCGACATCGACGACAAGATCCTCGCCAAGTCCGCCGAGCTGGGCACCCCGTGGTTCGCCCACGCCTACCACTTCGAACGCGAGCTGCACGCCGCGTACGCATCGCTCGGCTGCAAGCCCCCGACCTATGAGCCGCGCGCCACCGGCCACATCCCGGAGATGATCGAGCTCATCTCCGTCCTCATCGAGTGCGGCCACGCCTACCCGGCGCCCGACCACTCGGGCGACGTGTACTTCGACGTCAAGAGCTGGCCACGCTACGGGGAGCTCAGCGGCCAGAAGGTCGACGAGATGGAGTCCGCCGCCGACGCCGACCCGCGTGGCAAGCGTGACCCCCGCGACTTCGCCCTCTGGAAGGGGCACAAGCCCGAGGAGCCGCTCACCGCGTCGTGGCCCTCCCCCTGGGGCCGTGGCCGCCCGGGCTGGCACATCGAGTGCTCCGCCATGGCGGGCAAGTACCTGGGCGACACCTTCGACATCCACGGCGGCGGCATCGATCTGCGCTTCCCGCACCACGAGAACGAACTCGCCCAGTCGGCGGCGGCGGGCCACGGCTTCGCCCGCTACTGGCTGCACAACGCCTGGGTCACGATGGCCGGCGAGAAGATGAGCAAGTCGCTCGGCAACACGGCGCTGGTTTCCGAGGTGACGCGGGCTTACGACCCGCGGGCCGTGCGCTTCTTCCTGCTCTCGCCGCACTACCGCTCGACGATCGAGTTCTCTCCCGCCGACGAGGCCTCCCGCGGCTCGCTCGAGGAGGCGGAGAAGGCCATCGACCGCATCGACAACTTCGTCGGCCGGGCGCGCGAGTTCCTCGGCGATGACTGGGAGTCGACCGAGGCCGTCGCCCCTCAGTGGGAGGCGTTCCGTGCCGCCATGGACGACGACCTCGCCACTCCCGCCGCGACGGCGGCCCTGTTCGATGCCATCAAGGCCGGCAACCAGGCGCTCGCAGCCTCCGACCGCGCGCAGGTCGGGGTCCTCAGCGATGCCGTCACCGCGATGCTGGCGGTCTTCGGCCTCGACCCGGAGGCCCCCGAATGGGCTGGAGACCCGCGTGGCTCGGCCGACCTTGTCCCCGTCGTCGACGGGCTCGTCGGGGCGTTGCTGGAGCAGCGGTCCGCGGCGCGCGCCGCGAAGGACTGGGCGGCCGCCGACGCGATCCGCGACACTCTCACCCGGCTCGGCCTGGTGATCACCGACACCCCCACCGGGGCGTCCTGGAGCTTGGAGAAGTAG
- a CDS encoding DsbA family oxidoreductase → MSIDVQIWSDIACPWCFIGKRRFEKALAQFPQREQVTVTWRSFQLDPTLPEHDDRSEVDYLVESKGIPRASVEQMIGQVAENALGEGLHYDFDHLVVANSRRAHRLLQLAKHIDAEDGGTRAADLKELLLAAHFEKALDIGNVEVLAALAEEVGIAPDDAEAAASSDELDHAVEADIRLGAQIGVRGVPFFVVDGKYGISGAQPPEVFLQVLEQARAEQTPSLITVGESGDACGPDGC, encoded by the coding sequence GTGAGCATCGACGTACAGATCTGGTCCGACATCGCCTGCCCCTGGTGTTTCATCGGCAAGCGCCGCTTCGAGAAGGCGCTCGCGCAGTTCCCACAGCGCGAGCAGGTCACCGTGACCTGGCGCAGCTTCCAGCTCGACCCGACGCTGCCCGAGCACGACGACCGCTCCGAGGTCGACTACCTCGTCGAGTCCAAGGGCATCCCGCGGGCCAGCGTCGAGCAGATGATCGGCCAGGTCGCCGAGAACGCGCTCGGCGAGGGGCTGCACTACGACTTCGACCACCTCGTCGTCGCCAACTCCCGCCGCGCGCACCGCCTGCTGCAGCTGGCCAAACACATCGATGCCGAGGATGGGGGCACGCGTGCCGCGGACCTGAAGGAGCTGCTGCTTGCCGCGCACTTCGAGAAGGCCCTCGACATCGGAAATGTCGAGGTGCTGGCCGCGCTGGCCGAGGAGGTCGGCATCGCGCCCGACGACGCCGAGGCCGCCGCCTCGTCCGACGAACTCGACCACGCCGTCGAGGCCGACATCCGGCTCGGCGCGCAGATCGGTGTCCGAGGAGTGCCCTTCTTCGTGGTCGACGGCAAGTACGGCATCTCCGGCGCGCAGCCTCCGGAGGTCTTCCTGCAGGTGCTGGAGCAGGCCCGCGCCGAGCAGACCCCCTCGCTGATCACGGTCGGCGAGTCGGGCGACGCCTGCGGCCCCGACGGCTGCTGA
- a CDS encoding DUF4032 domain-containing protein encodes MPRFLAARPDADLIRLPWQVPLADWPTQHLVALPRGISRHVVRFLQVGDQFLAAKEILEEVAVQEYRLLGELKRLGVPSVEPVGVVLGRVDVEGNPLDPILLTRHLPFSLPYRSLFYPGVKHETVNRLLDAMVVLFARLHLSGFYWGDVSLSNILFRRDAGEFAAYLVDAETGELHDQLTDGQRAHDLQNARTNLFGEFLDLEAGGILDPSLDPTWLVETIEDRYEQLWAELTGVEEFDQSELYRLEGRVRRLNALGFDVAEIDVDASPDGGTIRMRPKVVDAGHHARRLMRLTGLDAEEHQARRLLNDMDTFRAKVVPHTPESVAAHKWLVEVFEPAVNRIPSHLRGKRDAAQFYHEVLDYRWYQSQREHREVPTEEAAAGYIHEILATLPDEKMGDVDRVGGELRDKYDPSKGFIDDDDDEKPYDPWEDEANAPDVPVMQGFDINALRAKAAAKDKKG; translated from the coding sequence GTGCCCAGATTCCTCGCAGCCCGGCCTGACGCTGACCTGATCCGGCTGCCCTGGCAGGTTCCGCTGGCGGACTGGCCGACGCAGCACCTGGTCGCGCTGCCCCGCGGCATCTCCCGCCACGTCGTGCGCTTCCTCCAGGTGGGTGACCAGTTCCTCGCCGCGAAGGAGATCCTGGAGGAGGTCGCGGTGCAGGAATACCGCCTCCTCGGCGAGCTCAAGCGCCTCGGCGTCCCGTCGGTCGAGCCCGTCGGCGTGGTGCTGGGCCGGGTCGACGTGGAGGGCAACCCCCTCGATCCCATCCTGCTGACCCGACACCTCCCCTTCTCCCTGCCGTACCGGTCGCTGTTCTACCCCGGCGTGAAGCACGAGACGGTGAACCGCCTCCTCGACGCCATGGTCGTCCTCTTCGCCCGGCTGCATCTGAGCGGCTTCTACTGGGGCGACGTCTCCCTCTCGAACATCCTGTTCCGCCGCGACGCCGGCGAGTTCGCCGCGTACCTCGTCGACGCGGAGACCGGAGAGCTGCACGACCAGCTGACCGACGGGCAGCGCGCCCACGACCTGCAGAACGCCCGCACCAACCTGTTCGGTGAGTTCCTCGACCTCGAGGCGGGCGGCATCCTCGACCCGTCCCTTGACCCGACGTGGCTCGTCGAGACCATCGAGGACCGCTACGAGCAGCTGTGGGCGGAGCTCACGGGGGTCGAGGAATTCGACCAGTCCGAGCTGTACCGCCTCGAGGGCCGTGTGCGGCGGCTCAACGCGCTCGGGTTCGACGTCGCCGAGATCGATGTCGACGCGTCGCCCGACGGCGGGACGATCCGGATGCGGCCGAAGGTGGTCGACGCCGGCCACCACGCCCGCCGCCTGATGCGCCTGACCGGCCTCGACGCCGAGGAGCACCAGGCCCGCCGCCTGCTCAACGACATGGACACCTTCCGCGCGAAGGTCGTCCCGCACACTCCGGAGTCCGTTGCCGCGCACAAGTGGCTGGTCGAGGTGTTCGAGCCCGCGGTCAATCGCATCCCCTCGCACCTGCGGGGCAAGCGGGACGCGGCGCAGTTCTACCACGAGGTGCTCGACTACCGCTGGTACCAGTCGCAGCGAGAGCACCGCGAGGTGCCGACCGAGGAGGCCGCGGCGGGATACATCCACGAGATCCTCGCGACGCTGCCCGACGAGAAGATGGGCGACGTGGACCGCGTCGGCGGCGAGCTCCGGGACAAGTACGACCCCTCCAAGGGTTTCATCGACGATGACGACGACGAGAAGCCCTACGACCCGTGGGAGGACGAGGCAAACGCCCCGGACGTTCCGGTGATGCAGGGCTTCGACATCAACGCGCTGCGCGCCAAGGCCGCGGCCAAGGACAAGAAGGGCTGA
- a CDS encoding trans-sulfuration enzyme family protein produces MAELGRWTRGMRAGMGADPAYRAVVPPIYLSTNYVFPDPSTAGPYDYSRSSNPTRDQLTDALATLEGGVGATAVGTGLAAVTLIAEAFVPGGGRAIVQHDSYGGTWRLFSYLASQGRFDVEFVDFNDETAFAEALGRGADLVWIETPSNPLLRITDLAATAEAAHAVGAVVAADNTFLTPLLQRPLEHGVDIVVHSTTKFINGHSDVVGGAAIAADPQVHERLRMWANALGLTAGAFDSYLALRGLRTLDARLRVHAENTSALMTLLDGHPAVSKLHWPGLKSHPQHRLAKRQQSGFGSLFSLELAGGAPAVAAFLDGLQIFHLAESLGGVESLICVPATMTHAGMTPEARAEAGISDGLLRFSVGVESADDLMTVVDEALARALAVS; encoded by the coding sequence ATGGCTGAGCTGGGACGTTGGACACGTGGGATGCGAGCTGGCATGGGTGCCGACCCCGCCTACCGGGCGGTGGTCCCACCGATCTACCTGAGCACCAACTACGTGTTCCCGGACCCGTCGACCGCCGGTCCGTACGACTACTCGCGATCCTCCAATCCGACGCGTGACCAGCTGACCGACGCGCTCGCCACCCTCGAGGGCGGCGTCGGCGCCACCGCGGTGGGCACCGGGCTCGCCGCCGTGACGCTGATCGCCGAGGCGTTCGTGCCGGGCGGCGGTCGCGCGATCGTGCAGCACGACTCCTACGGCGGCACCTGGCGCCTGTTCAGCTACCTCGCCTCGCAGGGTCGCTTCGACGTGGAGTTCGTCGACTTCAACGACGAGACCGCCTTCGCCGAGGCCCTGGGCCGCGGTGCCGACCTTGTCTGGATCGAGACCCCGAGCAACCCGCTGCTGCGCATCACCGACCTGGCCGCCACCGCCGAGGCCGCGCACGCCGTCGGGGCGGTGGTGGCCGCCGACAACACCTTCCTGACGCCGCTGCTGCAGCGGCCTCTGGAGCACGGCGTCGACATCGTCGTCCACTCGACGACCAAGTTCATCAACGGCCACTCCGACGTGGTGGGCGGCGCGGCGATCGCCGCCGACCCGCAGGTGCACGAGCGACTGCGGATGTGGGCCAACGCGTTGGGCCTGACGGCCGGGGCCTTCGACTCCTACCTTGCGCTGCGCGGGCTGCGCACGCTCGACGCGCGCCTGCGCGTGCACGCCGAGAACACCTCGGCGCTCATGACGCTGCTGGACGGGCACCCCGCCGTGTCGAAGCTCCACTGGCCCGGCCTGAAGTCGCACCCGCAGCACCGGCTCGCGAAGCGGCAACAGTCCGGGTTCGGCTCGCTCTTCAGCCTTGAACTGGCGGGCGGCGCGCCCGCCGTCGCCGCCTTCCTCGACGGCCTGCAGATCTTCCACCTCGCCGAGTCGCTGGGCGGCGTCGAGTCCCTGATCTGCGTCCCCGCGACCATGACCCACGCCGGCATGACGCCCGAGGCGCGCGCGGAGGCCGGCATCTCCGACGGCCTCCTGCGGTTCAGCGTCGGCGTCGAATCCGCCGACGACCTGATGACGGTCGTCGACGAGGCGTTGGCGCGGGCGCTCGCCGTCAGCTGA
- a CDS encoding ABC transporter ATP-binding protein, with the protein MATVSYRDASRVYPGSDRPAVNKLNLEIEDGEFMVLVGPSGCGKSTSLRMLAGLEEVNSGSIFIGDRDVTDLPPKDRDIAMVFQNYALYPHMTVADNMGFALKMQNVPKAERQQRVQEAAHLLGLEDFLNRKPKALSGGQRQRVAMGRAIVRQPQVFLMDEPLSNLDAKLRVSTRTQIAALQQRLGVTTVYVTHDQVEAMTMGDRVAVMKDGVLQQVDTPLALYDAPVNLFVAGFIGSPAMNLMSGKRVEDGVQIGDYVVRIPRETLAKADGEETLTVGIRPEQFQISTEGIGLDVAVVEELGADSYLYGHLAGLHDDEVVTAQQFVARVGARTAPEKGQVVRLSAPADQVHVFSNKTEERIS; encoded by the coding sequence ATGGCCACCGTTAGCTACCGCGACGCCTCGCGCGTCTACCCCGGCTCCGACCGCCCCGCGGTCAACAAGCTGAACCTCGAGATCGAGGACGGCGAGTTCATGGTGCTGGTCGGCCCCTCCGGCTGTGGCAAGTCGACCTCGCTGCGCATGCTGGCCGGCCTCGAAGAGGTCAACTCCGGCTCCATCTTCATCGGTGACCGCGACGTCACCGACCTGCCGCCCAAGGACCGCGACATCGCGATGGTCTTCCAGAACTACGCGCTGTACCCGCACATGACCGTCGCGGACAACATGGGCTTCGCCCTCAAGATGCAGAATGTGCCGAAGGCCGAGCGCCAGCAGCGCGTCCAGGAGGCCGCGCACCTGCTCGGCCTCGAGGACTTCCTCAACCGCAAGCCGAAGGCCCTCTCCGGTGGCCAGCGTCAGCGCGTCGCCATGGGCCGCGCCATCGTGCGTCAGCCCCAGGTCTTCCTCATGGACGAGCCGCTGTCGAACCTCGACGCCAAGCTGCGTGTCTCCACCCGTACCCAGATCGCGGCTCTGCAGCAGCGCCTGGGCGTCACCACCGTCTACGTGACCCACGACCAGGTCGAGGCCATGACCATGGGTGACCGCGTCGCGGTCATGAAGGACGGCGTCCTGCAGCAGGTCGACACCCCGCTCGCCCTGTACGACGCGCCGGTCAACCTGTTCGTCGCCGGCTTCATCGGCTCCCCCGCCATGAACCTCATGTCGGGCAAGCGCGTCGAGGACGGCGTGCAGATCGGCGACTACGTCGTTCGCATCCCGCGCGAGACCCTGGCGAAGGCGGACGGCGAGGAGACCCTCACCGTCGGCATCCGTCCCGAGCAGTTCCAGATCTCCACCGAGGGCATCGGCCTGGACGTGGCGGTCGTCGAGGAGCTCGGCGCCGACTCGTACCTGTACGGTCACCTCGCTGGCCTGCACGACGACGAGGTTGTCACCGCTCAGCAGTTCGTCGCCCGCGTCGGCGCCCGCACCGCCCCGGAGAAGGGCCAGGTCGTGCGCCTGTCCGCCCCCGCCGACCAGGTGCACGTGTTCAGCAACAAGACCGAAGAGCGCATCTCCTGA
- a CDS encoding DedA family protein: MSEQQKPADGEPEDRGDGVTSDESTEPEWWESDGMPWKKKPGKADYACLAWFGVIAVFSLILLPLRAFIPQFPDIFAMVTGGRTSVALSGAVASVGQMGHWPVVLFVASLTSLKFDWVYWWAGKLWGRGMIEVWASNSKRAARNYARAERWAEKLGPLGFFIAYIPIPLPLMQVVFVLSGAAGMSLKRFLFYDYVASTIWLVFYFWLGWRFGAPVVDVLEIYARYAGYVAIALVVFIIVSTFMAQSKKEKARKAGRA, encoded by the coding sequence GTGAGCGAGCAGCAGAAGCCGGCCGACGGCGAGCCCGAGGATCGCGGGGACGGGGTCACCTCCGACGAGTCGACAGAGCCCGAGTGGTGGGAGTCCGACGGCATGCCGTGGAAGAAGAAGCCCGGCAAGGCTGACTACGCGTGTCTGGCGTGGTTCGGCGTCATCGCCGTCTTCTCGCTGATCCTGCTGCCGTTGCGCGCGTTCATCCCGCAGTTCCCCGACATCTTCGCGATGGTGACCGGTGGCCGGACATCGGTGGCGTTGAGTGGCGCCGTCGCATCGGTGGGGCAGATGGGGCACTGGCCGGTCGTGCTGTTCGTCGCGTCGCTGACCAGCCTCAAGTTCGACTGGGTCTACTGGTGGGCGGGCAAGCTCTGGGGTCGGGGCATGATCGAGGTCTGGGCCTCCAACTCGAAGCGCGCCGCCCGCAACTACGCGCGCGCCGAGCGCTGGGCCGAGAAGCTCGGGCCGCTTGGCTTCTTCATCGCCTACATTCCGATCCCACTGCCGCTCATGCAGGTGGTCTTCGTGCTGTCCGGCGCAGCCGGGATGAGCCTGAAGCGATTCCTGTTCTACGACTACGTGGCATCGACCATCTGGCTCGTCTTCTACTTCTGGCTCGGCTGGCGCTTCGGGGCGCCCGTCGTCGACGTGCTGGAGATCTATGCGCGCTACGCGGGCTACGTCGCCATCGCCCTTGTCGTGTTCATCATCGTCAGCACCTTCATGGCGCAGTCGAAGAAGGAGAAGGCCAGGAAGGCCGGGCGGGCCTGA